In one window of Geotrypetes seraphini chromosome 3, aGeoSer1.1, whole genome shotgun sequence DNA:
- the LOC117357307 gene encoding histone H2A-like codes for MSGRAKRGGKARAKAKTCSSRAGLPFPMGHMQRLRKGNNTEHVGASAPVYLAAVLKYLTTEIMELTGNAEHDNKKTRIIARHLQLAIGVNAGTQLIAVRLANGGILYHSA; via the coding sequence ATGTCTGGGCGTGCCAAACGGGGTGGGAAGGCTCGGGCTAAGGCCAAGACTTGCTCATCCCGGGCAGGGCTGCCGTTCCCTATGGGGCACATGCAGAGACTAAGGAAGGGCAACAACACCGAACATGTGGGTGCCAGCGCCCCAGTCTATCTGGCGGCGGTGCTGAAATATCTGACCACTGAGATCATGGAGCTGACCGGCAATGCCGAGCATGATAACAAGAAGACCCGAATCATCGCCAGGCACTTGCAGCTGGCCATAGGCGTGAATGCTGGTACCCAACTAATAGCAGTTAGACTTGCAAATGGAGGTATTCTATATCATTCTGCCTAA